In the Moraxella osloensis genome, one interval contains:
- a CDS encoding cupin domain-containing protein, producing MTQHFCLPSDISPEQFLSEYWQKKPLLIKQGLPQLVGMFEPNDIIGLAQDEDATARLISENNQQWSLKTSPLAAKDFQKLPKHWTVLVQNMEQWSPALGNLWHAFDFIPQWQRDDIMVSYAPSGGSVGKHYDNYDVFLAQGYGKRHWQLGKYCDQTTQFEAGQPIRLMNEMGELIFDEVLEPGDVLYVPTNLSHYGVAVEDCLTFSFGFRRPTPLQLLDSLADVATHFDDLAIPLKINQPAAVAGELSIASIQDIKAQMIALLNSELGDEIITQAISETVSKRQYELMLPDAYADIDEIQSALAAGAVIRQDMSSRIIFTQTETDSQTQAKIYVNGCAIDADDIPANAQSLLIRLANGESVDEQILQAADVETDIICDWIENGWVVIDYPEEIIG from the coding sequence ATGACCCAGCATTTTTGTTTGCCTAGCGATATCAGCCCCGAACAATTTTTGAGCGAGTACTGGCAAAAAAAACCACTGCTAATCAAGCAGGGCTTGCCGCAATTGGTTGGTATGTTTGAGCCAAACGATATCATCGGGCTTGCGCAAGATGAAGACGCCACTGCCCGACTCATCAGCGAAAATAACCAGCAATGGTCACTTAAAACCAGCCCTCTTGCCGCCAAAGACTTTCAAAAACTGCCAAAACATTGGACAGTGCTGGTGCAAAATATGGAACAATGGTCGCCAGCGCTTGGCAACCTATGGCATGCGTTTGATTTTATTCCGCAGTGGCAACGTGATGACATCATGGTATCGTATGCGCCATCAGGTGGCAGCGTTGGCAAACATTATGACAATTATGATGTCTTTTTGGCACAAGGGTATGGCAAACGGCATTGGCAATTGGGCAAGTATTGCGACCAAACAACCCAATTTGAAGCAGGTCAACCGATTCGTTTGATGAATGAGATGGGCGAGCTGATATTTGATGAGGTGCTTGAGCCGGGCGATGTGCTGTATGTGCCGACCAATCTCTCCCATTACGGGGTAGCAGTTGAGGATTGTTTGACTTTTTCGTTTGGATTTAGACGACCTACCCCATTACAGCTGCTCGATAGTTTGGCAGATGTCGCTACCCATTTTGATGATTTAGCCATTCCCCTCAAAATCAACCAACCAGCGGCAGTTGCAGGCGAGCTGTCGATAGCCAGTATTCAAGATATCAAAGCGCAGATGATTGCGCTGCTAAACTCTGAACTTGGCGATGAAATAATCACTCAAGCGATTAGCGAAACGGTAAGCAAACGTCAATATGAGCTGATGCTCCCTGACGCGTATGCCGATATTGATGAGATACAAAGCGCCTTGGCAGCGGGTGCAGTCATCAGGCAGGATATGTCTAGCCGTATTATCTTTACCCAAACCGAAACCGACTCACAAACTCAAGCAAAAATCTATGTCAATGGCTGTGCCATCGACGCAGACGATATACCCGCTAATGCGCAATCACTCCTTATTCGGCTTGCCAATGGCGAATCCGTCGATGAACAAATTTTGCAAGCAGCCGATGTCGAAACTGATATAATTTGTGATTGGATAGAAAATGGCTGGGTAGTGATTGATTACCCTGAAGAAATCATTGGATAA
- a CDS encoding hypoxanthine-guanine phosphoribosyltransferase → MNQLSNQQIEEALRNSECLISSFEVSSAYERLAASVNLHYAGQNPIVMVVMNGGLIPAGQLLTLFTFYHRMYYIHATRYRNNQGTNELEWKFKPEIDLAGEDILLIDDIFDEGITLKAVVDELAKENPKSIRTCVLLNKLHDRKVQEFKVDFVGLDVADRYVYGCGMDYHGYLRHMPGIYALKNV, encoded by the coding sequence ATGAATCAACTTAGCAATCAGCAAATCGAAGAAGCGCTACGCAATTCTGAATGTCTTATCAGTAGCTTTGAAGTGAGTAGTGCTTATGAGCGTTTGGCAGCCAGTGTCAACCTGCACTATGCAGGTCAAAATCCCATTGTGATGGTGGTGATGAATGGCGGGTTGATTCCAGCAGGTCAACTACTTACCCTGTTTACCTTCTACCATCGTATGTACTATATCCATGCTACCCGCTATCGCAACAACCAAGGCACCAATGAACTTGAGTGGAAATTTAAACCTGAAATTGATTTGGCGGGCGAAGATATTTTATTGATTGATGATATTTTTGATGAAGGCATTACCCTAAAAGCGGTGGTGGACGAGCTGGCAAAAGAAAATCCAAAATCTATCCGCACCTGTGTGCTACTCAATAAACTCCATGACCGAAAAGTGCAAGAGTTTAAAGTCGATTTTGTGGGTCTAGATGTGGCAGATCGCTATGTGTATGGCTGCGGTATGGACTATCACGGCTATCTACGCCATATGCCAGGGATTTATGCGTTAAAAAATGTGTAA
- a CDS encoding UvrD-helicase domain-containing protein — translation MKHDIHSPNIETNTQTNIDEARIKEDAESLSHLPPAVTLPLTGRHLIEASAGTGKTWTLTGVMLRLIVQAGQPCEKIIATTFTRSAAAEMRQRIRERLQDFYQLLQMINHSTFTPLNDSELDSSKAIAVQKYAHFIAQVQALAAQKNLLGKYQDPINKHIIEWVAKQVFGLPVDVTAAASPKVSPRASLNTLKPTADDSENSTHKPAKNTVNFRIALQRTTLALNQLDRLFVSTLDSLCQKWLREYSSETGFSAEVQISNDVSGIIRGMIHDQIRAFMAQVNANMPELYPMMFDNNVFLPVADYYEAVNRALNFYTADIDTVSLTAFDTTAIKSLMQSIADDNDSGFEAYFDSDFRKAQGFSAGNKLHKHFNEIKNLQNLLSTGDITNVFTMYKVGNILKVLEGIEDLYVNNKGFNGKKEQQSATFKSFDIVDNIWQLIQQTQALQDYFKQVNFYFTQFISRYVRTHLPKRLESQRLTTFALQLARLNDALSGKKGQSLARYIRHQYPIALIDESQDINTEQALLIQRVYLQDFEPDTAEKSNGKKYHTPSQFLLLVGDPKQAIYGFRGGDVQNYTTLKKLFPEQPKSLNQNHRSSAALIDSLNHWYGVGKQDIDPNQADQLPNVNQQPYFMGREIYYRKISATRQTAELVVGNAAENEAASLPAFNHIAIEYKAPYSQPVVAVAENDGISNDTDSLTDIISSPDERAVDYADAIAAQIFDLFDDGKPLNYQTRGLTLSDICVLAVKNNELHTIEKRLHHHGIATVRGGSQSVFGDSMSVDLMTLQSVLLTPFSESKLKSLMLSSFFQLTLEQINQLYDALNQTNAQAAQGQAHQAAINTSLAEIQQLVLIASELWQKHSFLVAIQWLLNQPLTLPNQITRNFWQRLAKHPNGERLLIDLRQLLDIISDQFNGQVGEHQLFEWFCAQVQQQPKEDWSTQQRLPSDEGVQLMTVHASKGLEFPIVFVVGFTGESKSKFHGAPLYLYGIQTTHQATPQLTQNNDNPLLSRRLTALPSQIADNNSINPINYVAIEDQSAYEERLRLLYVALTRAKEQVYLVTVAKKSAVKNSALTPFMDDLAKFAVKETLTKTTHIIDSNSLSKYYDSKLKLTTKKNEQNATVAKTVAKIDYDEIIKVITIDTFKGWANTSFTALSRYIDHTSVDTVVNAEDRQDDDILSAAQTRLLPIHNGRLAGESSNEVNSIRFNFEKGTNPGTFLHSVLEDIANNYNETPELAVPQQDARSDKLKRWSVMVDRTLRRYQMPSSYFSTKESSAGQYGNWHDINIDDLQPDYIALVDWLDDIIHTPLAASAVPLVNIKYNQKVAELGFNLRLNQHLSFSDLNALFHQFDIPLQLQSQEVNTMIWQYLKGEIDLVYQHGTQFFIVDYKSNYLGNDFDNYNPAALYDAMTTHSYWLQASIYQVALHRYLKLRLPNYDINTHLGAVEYAFLRGMSPEHDTRGKLVKQFDSDFILALDDMFGYPNGN, via the coding sequence ATGAAACACGATATTCATTCCCCAAACATCGAAACAAACACTCAAACAAACATCGACGAAGCACGCATTAAAGAAGACGCTGAATCTTTATCCCATTTGCCCCCTGCGGTCACGTTGCCATTGACGGGGCGCCATTTGATTGAAGCCTCAGCAGGCACGGGTAAAACATGGACGCTGACGGGCGTGATGTTGCGACTAATCGTGCAAGCGGGGCAGCCGTGTGAAAAAATTATCGCCACGACCTTTACGCGAAGTGCCGCCGCCGAAATGCGCCAGCGGATTCGTGAGCGTTTGCAAGATTTTTATCAATTGCTTCAAATGATTAATCATTCTACATTTACACCGTTAAACGACAGTGAGTTGGATAGCAGCAAAGCTATCGCTGTACAAAAATATGCACATTTTATTGCGCAGGTACAAGCGCTTGCAGCACAAAAAAATTTACTGGGTAAGTACCAAGACCCTATCAATAAACACATAATCGAGTGGGTCGCCAAACAAGTCTTTGGTTTGCCGGTAGATGTAACTGCTGCAGCAAGCCCAAAAGTAAGCCCGAGAGCAAGCTTAAACACCCTAAAGCCAACCGCCGATGATAGTGAAAACAGCACCCACAAACCTGCCAAAAACACCGTCAATTTTCGTATCGCCCTGCAGCGCACCACATTGGCGCTCAACCAGCTTGATCGCCTATTTGTCAGCACCCTCGATAGTTTGTGTCAAAAGTGGCTGAGGGAATATAGTAGCGAAACGGGGTTTTCTGCCGAGGTGCAAATCAGTAATGATGTCAGCGGCATCATCAGGGGTATGATTCACGACCAGATTCGGGCGTTCATGGCGCAGGTCAATGCAAATATGCCTGAGTTGTACCCGATGATGTTTGACAATAACGTGTTTTTACCGGTTGCTGATTACTATGAGGCGGTCAATCGCGCGCTGAATTTTTATACCGCTGACATCGATACTGTATCATTGACAGCGTTTGATACCACTGCTATCAAGTCGCTGATGCAGTCTATTGCAGATGATAATGATAGTGGGTTTGAGGCCTATTTTGATAGCGACTTTCGTAAAGCCCAAGGGTTTAGTGCTGGCAATAAACTTCATAAACACTTTAACGAAATTAAAAATCTGCAAAATTTACTCAGCACGGGTGACATTACCAATGTCTTTACTATGTATAAAGTTGGCAACATATTGAAGGTGCTAGAAGGCATTGAAGATTTATACGTCAATAATAAAGGCTTTAATGGCAAAAAAGAACAGCAAAGCGCCACATTCAAATCCTTTGATATCGTAGACAATATTTGGCAGCTTATCCAACAAACGCAAGCCTTGCAAGATTACTTTAAACAAGTAAATTTTTACTTTACCCAGTTTATCAGCCGTTATGTGCGTACCCACCTACCAAAACGACTAGAATCACAGCGCCTAACTACCTTTGCCTTACAATTGGCGCGGTTAAACGATGCGTTATCAGGCAAAAAAGGTCAGTCGTTAGCGCGTTATATTCGCCATCAGTATCCCATCGCCTTAATTGACGAATCGCAGGATATCAACACCGAACAAGCGTTACTAATTCAAAGGGTTTATTTACAAGACTTTGAGCCAGATACAGCAGAAAAATCAAATGGAAAAAAATATCACACACCTTCACAGTTTTTGCTGTTGGTGGGAGATCCCAAACAGGCAATTTATGGATTTCGCGGCGGGGACGTACAAAACTACACCACGCTAAAAAAATTATTTCCAGAACAACCCAAGTCACTGAACCAAAACCATCGCTCATCAGCCGCGCTGATTGATAGCCTCAATCACTGGTATGGCGTTGGCAAGCAAGATATTGACCCAAATCAAGCCGACCAGCTGCCCAATGTCAACCAACAGCCGTATTTTATGGGGCGTGAAATTTATTATCGTAAAATCTCTGCCACGCGCCAAACCGCAGAGCTGGTTGTCGGGAATGCGGCTGAAAATGAAGCTGCCAGCTTACCTGCGTTCAATCATATTGCTATCGAATATAAAGCGCCCTATAGTCAGCCAGTGGTGGCCGTAGCCGAGAATGACGGCATATCAAATGATACTGATTCCTTGACTGACATCATCTCATCACCTGATGAAAGAGCGGTGGATTATGCCGATGCGATTGCCGCGCAGATTTTTGATTTATTTGATGATGGCAAGCCATTAAACTACCAGACTCGTGGCTTGACGCTGAGTGATATTTGTGTGTTGGCAGTCAAAAACAATGAACTTCATACCATCGAGAAACGCTTACATCATCATGGGATTGCGACGGTCAGAGGCGGTAGTCAAAGTGTCTTTGGCGATAGCATGAGTGTTGATTTGATGACCTTACAAAGCGTGCTATTGACGCCATTTAGCGAATCAAAATTAAAATCCTTGATGTTGTCTAGTTTTTTTCAGCTGACCCTTGAACAAATCAACCAGTTGTATGATGCGCTTAATCAAACTAACGCCCAAGCGGCGCAAGGACAAGCTCATCAAGCGGCAATAAACACCAGTCTGGCTGAGATTCAGCAGTTGGTACTGATCGCTAGCGAATTGTGGCAAAAACACAGTTTTTTGGTCGCTATACAGTGGCTGCTCAATCAACCGCTTACTTTACCCAACCAAATCACACGCAATTTTTGGCAGCGTCTTGCCAAACATCCAAATGGCGAGCGATTGCTCATCGATTTGCGCCAGTTGTTAGATATTATTAGCGACCAGTTCAATGGGCAGGTAGGCGAGCATCAACTGTTTGAGTGGTTCTGCGCCCAAGTGCAACAGCAGCCTAAAGAAGATTGGTCAACGCAGCAGCGCTTACCATCCGATGAAGGCGTGCAACTGATGACGGTTCACGCGTCTAAAGGCTTGGAATTTCCGATAGTGTTTGTGGTTGGATTTACCGGGGAGAGTAAATCCAAGTTTCATGGTGCGCCGTTATATCTGTATGGCATACAAACCACTCATCAAGCAACGCCCCAATTGACTCAAAACAATGATAACCCGCTGTTAAGCCGCCGATTGACCGCGTTACCCAGCCAAATAGCCGATAACAACTCAATTAATCCAATCAATTATGTTGCCATTGAAGACCAATCTGCGTATGAGGAACGATTGCGATTATTGTACGTTGCCCTTACCCGCGCCAAAGAACAAGTGTATCTTGTGACTGTCGCCAAAAAATCTGCGGTGAAAAATTCTGCTTTGACGCCTTTCATGGATGATTTGGCAAAATTTGCTGTCAAAGAAACGTTGACTAAAACGACCCATATTATAGATTCAAATAGCCTAAGCAAATACTATGACTCAAAGCTAAAGCTCACAACCAAAAAAAATGAGCAAAACGCTACAGTCGCTAAGACAGTCGCTAAGATTGATTACGATGAAATTATCAAAGTCATTACCATCGATACCTTTAAAGGATGGGCGAATACCAGTTTTACCGCATTGTCTCGTTATATCGACCATACCAGCGTTGATACAGTGGTCAATGCGGAAGACAGGCAAGATGATGATATTTTGTCAGCGGCGCAAACCCGTTTATTGCCTATCCATAATGGTAGGCTAGCGGGGGAGTCGAGTAACGAGGTTAATTCCATTCGATTTAACTTTGAAAAAGGCACAAACCCGGGTACTTTTTTACATAGTGTTTTAGAAGACATCGCCAATAATTACAATGAAACCCCTGAGTTGGCTGTACCACAGCAAGATGCCAGATCAGACAAGTTAAAACGCTGGTCAGTCATGGTGGATCGTACGTTAAGACGCTACCAAATGCCGAGCAGTTATTTTTCTACAAAAGAGAGTAGTGCAGGGCAGTATGGCAACTGGCACGATATCAACATTGATGATTTGCAGCCGGATTATATCGCGTTGGTGGATTGGCTAGATGACATCATCCATACGCCGTTAGCCGCTTCGGCAGTGCCACTGGTCAATATCAAATATAACCAAAAAGTTGCTGAATTAGGGTTTAATTTACGCTTAAACCAGCATTTGTCATTTAGCGACTTAAACGCGTTGTTTCACCAATTTGATATCCCACTACAATTGCAAAGCCAAGAAGTCAACACCATGATTTGGCAGTATCTTAAAGGGGAAATTGACTTGGTGTATCAGCACGGCACACAGTTTTTTATCGTCGATTATAAAAGCAATTATCTTGGTAATGATTTCGACAATTATAACCCAGCGGCATTATATGACGCGATGACCACGCATAGTTATTGGCTGCAAGCAAGCATTTACCAAGTGGCGCTGCATCGCTATTTAAAGTTACGACTACCCAATTATGATATCAATACCCATCTGGGGGCTGTCGAATATGCTTTTTTACGCGGTATGTCACCCGAGCATGACACGCGTGGGAAACTAGTTAAGCAGTTTGATAGTGACTTTATCTTGGCACTCGATGATATGTTCGGCTATCCCAATGGCAATTAA
- the recD gene encoding exodeoxyribonuclease V subunit alpha, producing MKTNTTEPTATIEEIAKLTQLANFIQYRKQQKSQLTNTETNKNSLSKEIQNNSKNTKEKPKILQIFDQINEQLSEGHTVYEMTISDENEKSLIAELTDNNWASVIGACGKLDNHGTNTPIILQKLDQSDDGVGETQVSYIVWLHRQWYAEQSLAKQLMKIAHRKVAAFSGISSSQDIDNGLAPKPNAMQQLAIDKSSQHALSIIIGGPGTGKTFTVAKLVTTLQKGHEHKRKQDPNLPPLSITLTAPTGKAAQRMQQSLQKSLQDEEITLDNAKTLHRLLGIGRDGIPRYHAKNPLPDDLIIVDEASMLGLELASQLVDAIKPTGRLILLGDANQLAAVDAGSVLSDLCAVTRLQPYITELTESKRFDSNSVIGQFALAIQQNLPAPKKIKLIQRLLQPIDLQASKPFQSENPPDLAGKTQQTKQQTANIPFYPIDASSSLPAVFNQLAKPYHPFFALMQQWYSKPVNIFEANNRKELFEVFDSYRILCAGHQGQLGTQSINQKMSLAFTDFSKITRTKAYFYHGLPIIIQNNDYQLGLFNGDIAICLLYQGQLYACFAEKVIPIQRLSRESCDYAYAMTIHKSQGSEFHTVAICIDKAHTRLLSQALIYTAVTRSKSALSIYSAKENFELAVTQKAVRQTGLQLQFNHLNNTP from the coding sequence ATGAAAACAAACACGACTGAGCCAACCGCTACAATTGAAGAAATCGCTAAATTAACCCAATTAGCCAATTTTATCCAATACCGTAAGCAGCAAAAATCACAGTTAACTAACACAGAAACCAATAAAAATAGCCTAAGCAAAGAAATTCAAAATAACAGCAAAAATACAAAAGAAAAACCGAAAATCTTGCAAATCTTTGACCAAATCAATGAACAACTGTCAGAAGGTCATACCGTTTATGAAATGACTATCAGCGATGAGAATGAAAAATCACTGATTGCAGAGTTGACGGACAATAACTGGGCAAGCGTAATAGGGGCGTGTGGTAAGTTAGACAACCATGGCACCAATACACCTATCATTCTTCAAAAGCTCGACCAATCAGACGATGGAGTTGGTGAAACGCAAGTTAGCTACATTGTTTGGCTACATCGGCAATGGTATGCAGAACAATCTTTAGCCAAGCAGCTGATGAAAATTGCCCATAGAAAAGTGGCGGCGTTTAGTGGCATATCATCATCACAGGACATCGATAATGGTTTGGCGCCCAAGCCCAATGCGATGCAGCAACTCGCCATCGACAAGTCGAGTCAACACGCACTGAGTATTATTATCGGTGGACCTGGTACCGGCAAAACTTTTACCGTGGCTAAACTGGTAACCACGCTGCAAAAGGGGCATGAGCATAAAAGAAAACAGGACCCTAATTTACCGCCTTTATCTATCACCTTGACGGCACCCACAGGGAAGGCGGCGCAGCGTATGCAACAATCTTTGCAAAAAAGTTTGCAGGATGAAGAAATCACTTTGGACAATGCAAAAACCTTACATCGGCTGTTGGGTATTGGTCGTGATGGGATACCACGCTATCACGCCAAAAATCCATTACCCGATGATTTGATTATCGTAGATGAAGCCTCCATGCTAGGGCTTGAGCTCGCCAGTCAGTTGGTTGATGCTATCAAACCCACGGGTCGGCTAATTTTGTTGGGTGATGCCAATCAGCTGGCTGCGGTAGATGCGGGGTCGGTTCTATCAGATTTGTGCGCGGTGACGCGTTTGCAGCCTTATATCACGGAATTGACGGAGTCAAAACGCTTTGATTCAAATTCAGTTATCGGTCAGTTTGCGCTCGCCATTCAGCAAAATTTGCCTGCACCTAAAAAAATAAAACTCATCCAGCGATTATTACAACCCATTGATTTGCAAGCAAGTAAGCCATTTCAAAGTGAAAATCCACCAGACTTGGCTGGTAAAACACAGCAAACCAAGCAGCAAACAGCCAATATTCCTTTTTACCCAATTGATGCGTCTTCGAGTTTGCCTGCTGTTTTCAACCAATTAGCGAAACCTTATCATCCATTTTTTGCGCTTATGCAGCAATGGTACAGCAAGCCTGTCAATATTTTTGAAGCGAATAATCGAAAAGAATTGTTTGAGGTATTTGATAGTTATCGTATTCTGTGTGCAGGTCATCAAGGACAATTGGGCACCCAATCAATCAACCAAAAGATGAGCCTAGCTTTTACCGATTTTTCCAAAATCACGCGAACCAAAGCTTACTTTTATCACGGTTTACCGATTATCATCCAAAACAATGATTATCAGTTGGGGTTATTCAATGGCGATATTGCGATTTGTTTGTTGTACCAAGGGCAGTTATACGCGTGTTTTGCAGAAAAAGTGATACCTATTCAGCGATTAAGCCGTGAAAGTTGTGACTATGCGTATGCGATGACCATTCATAAATCACAAGGCTCAGAATTTCACACGGTCGCCATTTGTATTGATAAAGCCCATACAAGGCTACTAAGCCAAGCGCTGATTTATACAGCGGTGACGCGCAGTAAATCCGCCTTATCCATATATAGCGCTAAAGAGAATTTTGAGTTAGCTGTGACGCAAAAAGCCGTTCGACAAACTGGCTTGCAACTACAATTTAATCATCTTAACAACACGCCATAA
- a CDS encoding fatty acid--CoA ligase produces MTAILNQHENYLQADQAYGFPLLIKNLLSRAKVVSGDKKIHYADKTSYTYHEFFKRVNRLANVLKGLNLQKGDVVAVMDWDTHRYLECYFAIPMCGYILQTVNVRLSEDKVLYTINHAKPKALLLNSEFSPMIKSHTQDAPSVEHVIWLDDNNTPMPPYAQGEYEAMLAQASDEYEFEDFDENTIATTFYTSGTTGNPKGVFFSHRQIVMHTLVVAVSNALNIEGQGLRYSDVYMPMTPMFHVHAWGFPFVATMLGLEQIYPGRYVPSTMVDLVKKHNVTTTHGVPTILQMLLGEINRRQEKFNGLKMVIGGSKLNQGLAKMAVASGIEVCTGYGMSETCPIISIVNFDETFQDMSEEQQIEHRCLSGSPVPLVDLQIWHNGKRMPNDGTSTGEIVVRSPWLTQSYYKNQDAGNELWEGGYLHTQDIGWMDAKGNVKITDRLKDVIKSGGEWISSLEVETIMSLHPSVADIAVIAIPDARWGERPMALIVLKPDYQDTKAEDIIAIAQQAYERGHLPKYGIPQDVKFITELPKTSVGKIDKKVIRDQYAQGLFA; encoded by the coding sequence ATGACAGCTATTTTAAATCAACACGAAAACTACCTCCAAGCAGACCAAGCTTATGGTTTTCCCTTGCTTATCAAAAATTTATTGTCTCGCGCCAAAGTGGTCTCTGGTGACAAAAAAATCCATTACGCCGACAAAACCAGCTACACCTATCATGAGTTTTTCAAACGTGTCAATCGCTTAGCCAATGTCTTAAAAGGCTTAAATCTACAAAAAGGCGATGTGGTTGCGGTCATGGATTGGGATACACACCGTTATTTGGAATGTTATTTTGCCATCCCGATGTGTGGCTATATCTTGCAAACCGTCAATGTGCGTTTGTCAGAAGACAAAGTGCTATATACCATCAATCATGCCAAACCAAAAGCGCTACTGTTAAATTCAGAATTTTCACCGATGATCAAAAGCCATACCCAAGATGCGCCATCGGTCGAGCATGTGATTTGGTTGGATGATAACAACACGCCAATGCCCCCATATGCCCAAGGCGAATACGAAGCCATGCTAGCACAAGCCAGCGATGAGTACGAGTTTGAAGATTTTGATGAAAACACCATTGCCACAACCTTCTATACCAGCGGTACAACAGGCAATCCCAAAGGCGTATTTTTTAGCCATCGTCAAATCGTCATGCATACGCTCGTCGTTGCCGTTTCAAATGCACTTAATATCGAAGGCCAAGGGCTGCGCTACTCAGATGTCTATATGCCAATGACACCGATGTTCCATGTCCATGCTTGGGGGTTTCCTTTTGTCGCAACCATGCTCGGACTGGAGCAAATCTATCCAGGTCGCTATGTGCCTTCCACGATGGTTGACTTGGTAAAAAAACACAATGTTACCACCACGCATGGCGTACCAACGATTTTGCAAATGCTACTGGGTGAAATCAACAGACGCCAAGAAAAATTCAACGGCTTAAAAATGGTCATCGGCGGCTCTAAACTCAATCAAGGGCTTGCCAAAATGGCTGTAGCCAGCGGCATCGAAGTTTGTACGGGCTATGGCATGTCAGAGACTTGTCCTATTATCAGCATTGTCAACTTTGATGAAACATTCCAAGACATGAGCGAAGAACAACAAATTGAGCATCGCTGCTTGTCTGGCTCACCAGTACCATTGGTCGATTTACAAATCTGGCACAACGGCAAACGTATGCCAAACGATGGCACATCCACAGGCGAAATCGTGGTACGTTCACCTTGGTTGACGCAAAGTTACTACAAAAATCAGGACGCAGGCAACGAGCTGTGGGAGGGCGGTTATCTGCACACCCAAGACATCGGTTGGATGGACGCAAAAGGCAATGTCAAAATCACCGACCGACTAAAAGATGTCATCAAATCGGGGGGCGAATGGATATCTTCGCTTGAAGTAGAAACCATCATGTCATTACACCCAAGCGTTGCCGACATTGCTGTGATTGCGATTCCTGATGCGCGCTGGGGTGAGCGTCCGATGGCGTTGATTGTGCTCAAACCCGATTATCAAGACACCAAAGCTGAAGACATCATCGCGATTGCGCAACAAGCGTATGAGCGCGGTCATTTGCCAAAATACGGTATTCCGCAGGATGTGAAATTTATCACGGAATTGCCGAAAACCAGCGTGGGTAAAATTGACAAAAAAGTCATCCGCGATCAATATGCGCAAGGGTTATTTGCTTAG